The Rhodothermales bacterium genome contains the following window.
AGTCCGTCTTCCACATCCACCTCCACCTCCTCGGCGGGCGCGGCCTGCAGTGGCCGCCCGGCTGATCTCAGATACCGAATGATCCACGTCCAGAACGTCCACGTCGCCTACGACGGCAAAGAGGTGCTGCACGGCGTCTCGTTCCACGTCGGCGGCGGGCAGATCGCCGGGTACGTCGGCCCCAACGGCGCGGGCAAGACGACGACGATGCGCCTGCTCACGGGCACGCTGAAGCCCGACGCCGGACGCATCACGCTCGCAGGGATCGACGTGGTGGAGCACCCACTGGAGGCGAAGCGGCGCTACGGGTTCGTGCCCGAGCACGGCCACCTCTACGAGAGCTTTACGCCGGAGGAATACCTCCTCTTCATCGGGCGGATGTACGGGCTCGACGAGGACCTCGTCCGCACCCGGCTCGCGGCGCTGCTCCGCTACTGGAAGCTCGACGGCGAGGCGCAGCGGAAGATGGTCGGCTTCTCGAAGGGGATGAAGCAGAAGGTGCTCCTCAGCGCCGGTCTCCTCCACGCCCCGCCCGTCCTCCTCCTCGACGAGCCGCTCTCCGGGCTCGACGCCGAGGCCGTCCTCCTCGCCCGCGCCCTCTTCCGCCGCTGGGCCGACGCCGGCCGCACCGTCCTCTACTCCTCCCACATCCTCGACGCCGTCGAGCGCATCGCCGACCGCGTCATCGTGATCCGCGACGGGCACATCATCGGCGAGGGCTCGCCGGAGGAACTCAAGACCGTGACTGCCTCGGCCTCGCTCGAACGCGCCTTCAGCCAGCTCACCTCGACCGAAGACGTGGCGGCGCGGACGGATCAGTTGATGACCGACGGGTTCGGCGAGACGGTGGCGCCATGACCACGCTCGGCGTCACCGGCGGCATCGGCAGCGGGAAATCGGCGGCGTGCCGGATCTTCGAAGAACTCGGCGCGCGCGTCGTCTACGCCGACGTCGAGGCGAAGCAGCTGATGCATCAGGACTCAGCGCTGCGAGCCGCGATCACCGAGGCGTTCGGGTCGGAGAGCTACGACGCCGAGGGCCGGCTGAACCGCCCCCACCTCGCCGCCCGCGTGTTCGGCGACGCCACGCAGGTCGCCCGGCTCAACGCGCTCGTCCACCCTCGTGTCCGCGAGCGCATGCTCGCCCTCATCGACAAGGCCCGCGCCGACGGCACTGACCTGCTCGTCTACGAGGCCGCGCTCCTCTTCGAGACCGGCGCGGACCGCGTGCTCGACCACGTAGCTGTCGTCGACGCGCCAATCGACACACGCATCGCCCGCGTGGTGGAGCGCGACGGCGTGACGCGCGAAGCCGTCCTCGCCCGGATGCAGCACCAACTCCCCGCCGCCGACCTCCGCCGCCGCGCCGACTTCGTGATCGAGAACGACGGCGACCTCACCCACCTCCGTGCCCAAGTCGAGGCGCTCTACCGTCGGTTCACGTCAGCCCCTGCGTGAGCGGCGTTGCCGGAGCCTCTTCGTCGCTGGATCGGTTCCGGGACGGCATCGTTGCAGACGGCACCCACGCACGACGCTTCCTCAGGGGCGCAGCGCGAGCGCGTAGACGAGGATGTACGCGTTGACCAGCATCAGCACGAACGCTGGAACCGTTTCGAGGAGCGGGTCCCGGACGCGGAGCCGCGTCGCGACGCCGAGGGCCATCAGCGCGGTGAGCCCGGCCGAAGCCAGGATGAGCACGGCGGGGACGACGTATCCGACGACGAGCCCGGCTGCTCCGAGCACTTCCAGACTCCCGGTCAGCTTCCGGTAGCGGCTGAGCCCGTACCGCTCGAACTCGGCGACCATCCCGTCGGCGAAGAGGCAGTCGAGA
Protein-coding sequences here:
- the coaE gene encoding dephospho-CoA kinase (Dephospho-CoA kinase (CoaE) performs the final step in coenzyme A biosynthesis.), giving the protein MTTLGVTGGIGSGKSAACRIFEELGARVVYADVEAKQLMHQDSALRAAITEAFGSESYDAEGRLNRPHLAARVFGDATQVARLNALVHPRVRERMLALIDKARADGTDLLVYEAALLFETGADRVLDHVAVVDAPIDTRIARVVERDGVTREAVLARMQHQLPAADLRRRADFVIENDGDLTHLRAQVEALYRRFTSAPA
- a CDS encoding ABC transporter ATP-binding protein, producing the protein MIHVQNVHVAYDGKEVLHGVSFHVGGGQIAGYVGPNGAGKTTTMRLLTGTLKPDAGRITLAGIDVVEHPLEAKRRYGFVPEHGHLYESFTPEEYLLFIGRMYGLDEDLVRTRLAALLRYWKLDGEAQRKMVGFSKGMKQKVLLSAGLLHAPPVLLLDEPLSGLDAEAVLLARALFRRWADAGRTVLYSSHILDAVERIADRVIVIRDGHIIGEGSPEELKTVTASASLERAFSQLTSTEDVAARTDQLMTDGFGETVAP
- a CDS encoding DoxX family protein, whose translation is MHIAFQAALGLSVVLFLYYGLDCLFADGMVAEFERYGLSRYRKLTGSLEVLGAAGLVVGYVVPAVLILASAGLTALMALGVATRLRVRDPLLETVPAFVLMLVNAYILVYALALRP